A genomic window from Bubalus bubalis isolate 160015118507 breed Murrah chromosome X, NDDB_SH_1, whole genome shotgun sequence includes:
- the GSPT2 gene encoding eukaryotic peptide chain release factor GTP-binding subunit ERF3B — protein MDLGSSSSSDSAPDCWDQVDMEAPGLAPSGDRASSALAAAAAEVQHEPLSSAFSRQLNINAKPFVPNVHAAEFVPAFLRGPSQPQTPPHDAPGFYETCTGAGDPQGKRLGRGAPVEHSKEEQLLWREGSNSAVTMELSEPVVENGEVEMVLEESWEHNKEVSEAEPGGSSLGDSGPPEESGQEMMEKEEIRKSKSVFVPSGAPKKEHVNVVFIGHVDAGKSTIGGQIMFLTGMVDKRTLEKYEREAKEKNRETWYLSWALDTNQEERDKGKTVEVGRAYFETEKKHFTILDAPGHKSFVPNMIGGASQADLAVLVISARKGEFETGFEKGGQTREHAMLAKTAGVKYLIVLINKMDDPTVNWSIERYEECKEKLVPFLKKVGFSPKKDIHFMPCSGLTGANIKEQSDFCPWYTGLPFIPYLDNMPNFNRSIDGPIRLPIVDKYKDMGTVVLGKLESGSIFKGQQLVMMPNKHNVEVLGILSDDAETDYVAPGENLKIRLKGIEEEEILPGFILCDPTNLCHSGRTFDVQIVIIEHKSIICPGYNAVLHIHTCIEEVEITALISLVDKKSGEKSKTRPRFVKQDQVCIARLRTAGTICLETFKDFPQMGRFTLRDEGKTIAIGKVLKLVPEKD, from the coding sequence ATGGAtctgggcagcagcagcagcagcgactcGGCTCCCGATTGCTGGGACCAGGTGGACATGGAAGCACCGGGTTTGGCCCCGAGCGGGGACCGAGCCTCCTCGGCGTTGGCGGCGGCCGCCGCCGAGGTACAGCATGAGCCCCTCAGCTCGGCCTTCAGCCGTCAGCTCAACATCAACGCCAAACCCTTCGTGCCTAACGTCCATGCCGCGGAGTTCGTGCCGGCCTTCCTGCGGGGCCCGAGCCAGCCGCAGACCCCCCCGCATGACGCCCCCGGATTCTATGAAACCTGTACGGGTGCGGGCGACCCTCAAGGTAAAAGGCTGGGACGGGGGGCACCTGTGGAACATTCCAAAGAGGAACAGTTATTGTGGCGTGAAGGTTCCAATTCAGCCGTTACCATGGAACTTTCAGAACCTGTTGTAGAAAATGGAGAGGTGGAGATGGTTTTAGAAGAGTCATGGGAGCACAATAAAGAAGTAAGTGAAGCCGAGCCAGGGGGTAGTTCCTTGGGAGATTCGGGGCCCCCAGAAGAAAGTGGCCAGGAAATGATGGagaaagaggaaatcagaaagtCGAAATCTGTGTTCGTACCCTCAGGTGCTCCTAAAAAAGAACACGTAAATGTGGTATTCATTGGGCATGTCGATGCCGGAAAGTCAACCATTGGAGGACAGATCATGTTTTTGACAGGAATGGTTGACAAAAGAACACTTGAGAAATatgaaagagaagctaaagaaaaaaacagagaaacttgGTATTTGTCCTGGGCCTTAGATACAAACCAGGAAGAACGAGACAAGGGTAAAACAGTAGAAGTGGGTCGTGCCTattttgaaacagaaaagaaacatttcacaATTTTAGATGCCCCTGGCCATAAGAGTTTTGTCCCAAATATGATCGGTGGTGCTTCTCAAGCTGATTTGGCTGTACTGGTAATCTCTGCCAGGAAAGGAGAGTTTGAGACTGGATTTGAAAAAGGTGGACAGACAAGAGAACATGCAATGTTGGCAAAAACGGCAGGGGTGAAATATTTGATTGTGCTTATTAATAAGATGGATGATCCCACAGTAAATTGGAGCATTGAAAGATATGAAGAATGTAAAGAAAAGCTAGTGCCCTTTTTGAAAAAAGTCGGCTTTAGTCCCAAAAAGGACATTCACTTTATGCCCTGCTCAGGGCTGACCGGGGCAAATATTAAAGAGCAATCAGATTTCTGCCCTTGGTACACTGGATTACCATTCATTCCCTATTTGGATAATATGCCAAACTTCAACAGATCCATTGATGGACCAATTAGACTGCCAATTGTGGATAAGTACAAGGATATGGGCACTGTGGTCCTGGGAAAGCTGGAATCAGGATCCATTTTTAAAGGCCAGCAGCTTGTGATGATGCCGAACAAGCACAATGTGGAAGTTCTTGGAATACTTTCtgatgatgctgaaactgacTATGTAGCCCCAGGTGAAAACCTTAAAATCAGACTGAAGGGAATTGAAGAAGAAGAGATTCTTCCAGGATTCATACTCTGTGATCCTACTAATCTTTGCCATTCTGGACGCACATTTGATGTTCAGATAGTGATTATTGAGCACAAATCCATCATCTGCCCGGGTTATAATGCAGTGCTGCACATTCATACTTGTATTGAGGAAGTTGAGATAACAGCCTTAATCTCCCTGGTAGATAAAAAATCAGGAGAAAAGAGTAAGACACGGCCTCGCTTCGTGAAGCAAGATCAAGTGTGCATTGCCCGTTTAAGGACAGCAGGAACTATCTGCCTTGAGACATTCAAAGATTTTCCTCAGATGGGTCGTTTTACTTTAAGAGATGAGGGTAAGACCATTGCAATTGGCAAAGTTCTGAAACTGGTCCCAGAGAAGGACTAA